One genomic segment of Mesoterricola silvestris includes these proteins:
- the ptsP gene encoding phosphoenolpyruvate--protein phosphotransferase: protein MTRETVFAFPLPGGLHARPAAALRDRALAFDARCVFINDRTGARAPLGNLLGLLATDTRHRDPCRILAEGPGAELARADLADFLQGAFLACDAPGEPPRESPRAGIALRRILDGAGCAFHQGLPVAPGVGTGPAVLDRPPRTAIQGAPCADPAAASRDLHGALARVLEALRAGAALPGDPARAAVLEAQAAMLQDAEWIAVMEEGLAQGAPAAVYRGARWARARLLASGSPYLRERALDVQDLGDRLLAELGAAAPGVLELPGPCVVVAHDLTPSRLLALDRRLVRGLVLAEGAATSHTAILARNFGIPCVAGAGGPALAPGQRVTVDGDRGLVVPDPPAALEAYYGIQARERSRLPAPGAGLTSDGVPIGLQANILGAGEAGPAFACGAEGIGLFRSEMLFLDRDSAPGEEEQYQAYRQVLEAAAGRPVVLRLLDVGGDKPLPYLPLPPEANPYLGRRGVRWYALHPDLVRTQLRAAARASAHGDLRLMIPMVAEAAEIRAVRALMAEAAEAPLPLGIMVEVPAAALNLEALAREADFLCVGTNDLVQYLFAADRGDARVARASHDWHPATLRVLARIVAQASGRPLSLCGEMAGRPGLLPLLVGLGFRTLSLAPALLPEARRALARLDSARCRDLAERALASEDADAVEALLREGAGQGRTAELVTLDLIEPRASCASKEEAIKLLAERVAALGRARDPLALEEAAWERELTYATGVGFGFAVPHCKSTAVEIPSLAVLRLAEPVPWGSLDGLPVDCLLFLATPAGDGGQEHLRIFARLARKLMDPAFRDALRAAPSSQEILTLLGHQVITPI from the coding sequence ATGACCCGGGAAACAGTCTTCGCCTTCCCCCTCCCCGGAGGGCTCCACGCGCGGCCCGCGGCCGCGCTCCGGGACCGGGCCCTGGCCTTCGACGCCCGTTGCGTGTTCATCAACGACCGCACCGGAGCCCGGGCCCCCCTGGGCAATCTGCTGGGCCTGCTGGCCACCGACACCCGCCACCGGGACCCCTGCCGGATCCTGGCCGAGGGCCCCGGCGCGGAGTTGGCCCGGGCGGACCTGGCGGACTTCCTCCAGGGGGCCTTCCTGGCCTGCGACGCCCCCGGGGAGCCGCCCCGGGAATCGCCCCGGGCCGGCATCGCCCTCCGCCGCATCCTCGACGGGGCCGGCTGCGCCTTCCACCAGGGCCTCCCCGTGGCCCCCGGCGTGGGCACGGGCCCGGCGGTGCTGGACCGGCCCCCCAGGACGGCCATCCAGGGGGCGCCCTGCGCGGATCCGGCGGCGGCCTCCCGGGACCTGCACGGGGCCCTGGCCCGGGTGCTGGAGGCCCTGCGCGCCGGCGCGGCCCTGCCCGGCGACCCCGCCCGCGCCGCGGTGCTGGAGGCCCAGGCCGCCATGCTCCAGGACGCGGAATGGATCGCCGTCATGGAGGAGGGCCTGGCCCAGGGCGCCCCCGCTGCCGTGTACCGGGGCGCGCGGTGGGCCCGGGCCCGGCTCCTGGCCTCCGGCAGCCCCTACCTGCGGGAGCGGGCCCTGGACGTGCAGGACCTGGGGGACCGGCTCCTGGCCGAACTCGGCGCCGCCGCGCCCGGCGTCCTGGAACTGCCGGGCCCCTGCGTGGTGGTGGCCCACGACCTCACCCCCTCCCGGCTCCTGGCCCTGGACCGCCGCCTGGTGCGGGGCCTGGTGCTTGCCGAGGGCGCGGCCACCTCCCACACCGCCATCCTGGCGCGCAATTTCGGCATCCCCTGCGTGGCCGGCGCCGGGGGCCCCGCCCTGGCCCCGGGGCAGCGGGTCACCGTGGACGGCGACCGGGGCCTGGTGGTGCCGGATCCCCCCGCGGCCCTGGAGGCCTACTACGGGATCCAGGCGCGGGAACGCTCCCGGCTTCCGGCCCCGGGCGCCGGCCTCACCTCCGACGGGGTGCCCATCGGGCTCCAGGCCAACATCCTGGGCGCCGGAGAAGCCGGGCCCGCCTTCGCCTGCGGAGCGGAGGGCATCGGCCTCTTCCGTTCCGAGATGCTTTTCCTGGACCGGGATTCCGCCCCCGGGGAGGAGGAGCAGTACCAGGCCTACCGCCAGGTCCTGGAAGCCGCCGCGGGAAGGCCCGTGGTGCTCCGGCTCCTGGATGTGGGCGGCGACAAGCCCCTGCCCTACCTGCCCCTGCCCCCGGAGGCGAACCCGTACCTGGGGCGCCGCGGGGTGCGGTGGTACGCGCTGCACCCCGACCTGGTGCGGACCCAGCTGCGCGCCGCGGCCCGGGCCTCGGCCCACGGGGACCTGCGCCTCATGATCCCCATGGTGGCCGAGGCCGCGGAGATCCGCGCGGTGCGCGCCCTGATGGCCGAGGCGGCGGAGGCCCCCCTGCCCCTGGGCATCATGGTGGAGGTGCCCGCCGCAGCCCTGAACCTGGAGGCCCTGGCGCGGGAGGCGGACTTCCTTTGCGTGGGAACCAACGACCTGGTGCAGTACCTGTTCGCCGCGGACCGCGGGGACGCCCGGGTCGCCAGGGCTTCCCACGACTGGCACCCGGCGACCCTCCGGGTGCTGGCGCGCATCGTCGCCCAGGCCTCCGGGCGCCCCCTGAGCCTCTGCGGGGAGATGGCGGGCCGGCCCGGGCTGCTGCCCCTCCTGGTGGGCCTGGGCTTCCGGACCCTGAGCCTGGCACCGGCCCTCCTGCCGGAGGCGCGCCGGGCCCTGGCGCGCCTGGACTCGGCCCGGTGCCGGGACCTGGCGGAGCGGGCCCTGGCCTCGGAGGACGCCGACGCCGTGGAGGCCCTGCTGAGGGAAGGCGCCGGGCAGGGCCGGACCGCCGAGCTGGTCACCCTGGACCTCATCGAGCCCCGGGCCTCCTGCGCCAGCAAGGAGGAGGCCATCAAGCTCCTGGCCGAGCGCGTGGCGGCCCTCGGCCGGGCCCGGGACCCCCTGGCCCTGGAGGAGGCCGCCTGGGAGCGGGAACTCACCTACGCCACGGGCGTGGGCTTCGGTTTCGCCGTGCCCCATTGCAAATCCACCGCGGTGGAGATCCCCTCCCTGGCGGTGCTGCGCCTGGCCGAGCCCGTCCCGTGGGGCTCCCTGGACGGGCTTCCCGTGGACTGCCTCCTGTTCCTGGCCACCCCCGCCGGGGACGGCGGCCAGGAGCACCTGCGCATCTTCGCGCGCCTCGCCCGCAAGCTCATGGACCCCGCCTTCCGCGACGCCCTGCGCGCCGCCCCATCCTCCCAGGAAATCCTCACGCTCCTCGGCCACCAGGTCATCACCCCCATCTGA
- a CDS encoding cupin domain-containing protein, producing the protein MIRRCSDLSMEPRLAIRGGSGPALSGDYFGMGAMDGVLSAGRTVLEPGSSIGEHPHPNTDELYLILEGRGTGILDGERFPVGPGDLFILKAGHSHGLVNDSDAPLAFFGLLTRQTPPAPLSK; encoded by the coding sequence ATGATCCGCAGATGTTCGGACCTTTCCATGGAGCCCCGGCTCGCCATCCGCGGCGGGTCGGGGCCGGCCCTGAGCGGCGACTATTTCGGCATGGGCGCCATGGACGGCGTCCTGAGCGCGGGCCGCACGGTGCTGGAGCCCGGCTCCAGCATCGGCGAGCACCCCCACCCCAACACCGACGAGCTCTACCTGATCCTGGAGGGCCGGGGCACCGGGATCCTGGACGGGGAGCGGTTCCCCGTGGGCCCGGGGGACCTCTTCATCCTGAAGGCGGGGCACTCCCACGGCCTGGTGAACGATTCGGACGCACCCCTGGCCTTCTTCGGGCTGCTCACCCGGCAAACGCCCCCGGCCCCCTTGTCCAAATAA
- a CDS encoding glycoside hydrolase family 38 N-terminal domain-containing protein: MRRTLLAASLTTSLASLLAAAPDLEKDRTLFVANYSHLDTQWRWAYPLVVKEMLRNTLYDNFRIMEEHPEYVFNWSGAGRYQLIKEYYPAEYARLKAYVAKGQWWPSSNAWEESDVNVPASESVIRQLLVGHSFFKREFGTESSDFMLPDCFGFPASLPSILAHCGLKGFSTQKLTWHSANGIPFNVGRWEGPDGNSVVAALNAGTYDAHLTAPLDGEAWVKRLDANGAASGLKVDYLYNGNGDEGGSPFPDSLATLWAGLRAKGPVKVLAGRADLMFDAITPAQKAKLPGYRGDLLLIEHSAGSLTSQAFMKHLNRRNELLADAAEKASTAAHLLGAAPYPAATLEKAWGLMLRNEFHDILPGTCLPRSYEYAWNDELLAAKAFQGSLEDGVAAVTRGLDTRVAGTPVVVFNPLGIAREDVVDALVPEALAKAGSLVATDGAGRRLPTQLTVGPDGRAHVIFRAQVPSVGFAVFGLQAGPAPAGRELSVSARVLENARYRVTLLDSGDLGGIYDKAARRELLSGPGRLAFQHEKPSRWPAWNMDWTDRQKPARAFVSGPARIEIVEDGPVRVSLRVERESEGSRFQQTYSLTQGGDRVEVANLVDWKSSESSLKADLPLAVSNPQATYNWDLGTVSRGNNEPRKFEVPTHGWMDLTDTKGDYGVTVLTGAKYGSDKPDDHTLRLTLLYTPGVGKDYREQRWQDWGRHVFTYGIAGHRGDWRKAGSPWLAQRQDRPLEAFQAEAHAGPLGRTFSLLQVSGAQVAIQAVKRAEDGEGIVVRLQELDGAAAKVALKAAGPVRGARELDGLERPLGAVAVKDGGLQLAFGPYQLRTLGLRLEAPAALAAPASTPLDLPFNLQAFTDDGHRDDGAMDGAFTGYPAEMIEDTVQAAGVTFRMGPRAPRSLNAVASDGQVLALPAGTRRVHLLVAASGTGARAVFTAGPAATTVQVPAWTGYLGSWDNRVFDGEVSEKTYSVDNPLLRVDPAFLAPGRPAWWASHLHAKGEDRVYEYSYMFATAVEIPEGVTTLTLPRDRNVKVFAATAASVDNTGAAPLRPFFPELLRDAAFRARFSRP, encoded by the coding sequence ATGCGCAGAACCCTCCTCGCCGCCTCCCTCACCACCTCCCTGGCCTCCCTCCTCGCCGCGGCGCCCGACCTCGAGAAGGACCGGACCCTCTTCGTGGCCAACTACTCCCACCTGGACACCCAGTGGCGGTGGGCCTATCCCCTGGTGGTCAAGGAGATGCTCCGCAACACCCTCTACGACAACTTCCGCATCATGGAAGAGCATCCGGAATACGTCTTCAACTGGTCCGGCGCCGGACGCTACCAGCTCATCAAGGAGTACTACCCGGCCGAGTACGCGCGCCTCAAGGCCTACGTGGCCAAGGGCCAGTGGTGGCCCTCCTCCAATGCCTGGGAGGAATCGGACGTGAACGTCCCCGCCTCCGAATCCGTCATCCGCCAGCTCCTGGTGGGCCATTCCTTCTTCAAGCGCGAATTCGGCACCGAAAGCTCGGACTTCATGCTTCCGGACTGCTTCGGGTTCCCGGCCTCCCTGCCCTCCATCCTGGCCCACTGCGGCCTCAAGGGCTTCTCGACCCAGAAGCTCACCTGGCATTCCGCCAACGGCATCCCCTTCAACGTGGGCCGGTGGGAGGGGCCCGACGGGAATTCCGTGGTGGCCGCGCTGAACGCCGGCACCTATGACGCGCACCTCACCGCGCCCCTGGACGGGGAGGCCTGGGTGAAGCGTCTGGACGCCAACGGCGCCGCCTCGGGCCTGAAGGTGGACTACCTCTACAACGGCAACGGGGACGAGGGCGGGTCCCCCTTCCCGGATTCCCTGGCCACCCTCTGGGCGGGCCTCAGGGCCAAGGGCCCCGTGAAGGTCCTGGCGGGCCGCGCGGACCTGATGTTCGACGCCATCACCCCGGCCCAGAAGGCCAAGCTCCCCGGCTACCGCGGGGACCTCCTCCTAATCGAGCACTCCGCGGGCTCCCTCACCTCCCAGGCCTTCATGAAGCACCTGAACCGGCGCAACGAGCTGCTCGCGGACGCCGCGGAAAAGGCCTCCACCGCGGCCCACCTCCTGGGCGCGGCGCCGTACCCCGCCGCCACCCTGGAAAAGGCCTGGGGCCTCATGCTGCGCAACGAATTCCACGACATCCTGCCCGGCACCTGCCTGCCCCGGAGCTACGAGTACGCCTGGAACGACGAGCTCCTGGCGGCCAAGGCCTTCCAGGGGAGCCTGGAGGACGGCGTCGCCGCCGTCACCCGCGGCCTGGACACGCGGGTGGCGGGAACCCCGGTGGTGGTCTTCAATCCCCTGGGCATCGCCCGGGAGGACGTGGTGGACGCCCTGGTGCCCGAGGCCCTGGCCAAGGCCGGAAGCCTGGTGGCCACGGACGGCGCCGGGCGCAGGCTGCCCACCCAGCTCACGGTGGGACCCGACGGCAGGGCCCACGTGATCTTCCGGGCCCAGGTGCCCTCCGTGGGCTTCGCGGTCTTCGGCCTCCAGGCCGGGCCGGCCCCCGCGGGCAGGGAACTCTCCGTTTCGGCCCGGGTCCTTGAGAACGCCCGGTACCGCGTGACCCTGCTGGACTCGGGGGACCTGGGTGGCATCTACGACAAGGCCGCGCGGCGCGAACTTCTTTCGGGTCCCGGGCGCCTGGCCTTCCAGCACGAGAAGCCCTCGCGGTGGCCGGCCTGGAACATGGACTGGACCGACCGCCAGAAGCCGGCCCGGGCCTTCGTGTCGGGCCCCGCGCGCATCGAGATCGTCGAGGACGGCCCGGTGAGGGTGTCCCTCCGGGTGGAGCGGGAATCCGAGGGCTCGCGCTTCCAGCAGACCTACAGCCTCACCCAGGGCGGGGACCGGGTGGAGGTGGCCAACCTCGTGGACTGGAAGTCCTCGGAGAGCTCCCTCAAGGCGGACCTGCCCCTGGCGGTCTCCAATCCCCAGGCCACGTACAACTGGGACCTGGGCACCGTCTCCCGGGGCAACAACGAGCCCCGGAAGTTCGAGGTGCCCACCCACGGATGGATGGATCTCACGGACACCAAGGGCGACTACGGCGTCACCGTACTCACCGGCGCCAAGTACGGCAGCGACAAGCCCGATGACCACACCCTGCGCCTCACCCTGCTGTACACTCCGGGAGTCGGCAAGGACTACCGGGAGCAGCGGTGGCAGGACTGGGGCCGCCACGTCTTCACCTACGGCATCGCCGGCCACAGGGGGGACTGGCGCAAGGCCGGCAGCCCCTGGCTGGCCCAGCGCCAGGACCGGCCCCTGGAGGCCTTCCAGGCCGAGGCCCACGCCGGGCCCCTGGGCCGGACCTTCAGCCTCCTCCAGGTTTCCGGGGCCCAGGTGGCCATCCAGGCCGTGAAGCGCGCCGAAGACGGGGAGGGCATCGTCGTGCGCCTCCAGGAGCTGGACGGCGCCGCCGCGAAGGTGGCCCTGAAGGCCGCCGGCCCCGTGCGCGGGGCCCGGGAGCTGGACGGCCTGGAGCGCCCCCTGGGGGCGGTCGCCGTGAAGGATGGCGGCCTCCAGCTGGCCTTCGGCCCCTACCAGCTGCGCACCCTGGGTCTGCGCCTGGAGGCCCCGGCGGCCCTGGCCGCCCCCGCCTCCACGCCCCTGGACCTGCCCTTCAACCTGCAGGCCTTCACCGACGACGGCCACCGCGACGACGGCGCCATGGACGGCGCCTTCACGGGCTACCCCGCCGAGATGATCGAGGACACCGTCCAGGCCGCGGGCGTCACCTTCCGCATGGGTCCCCGCGCCCCCCGCAGCCTCAACGCCGTGGCCAGCGACGGCCAGGTGCTCGCCCTGCCCGCGGGCACGCGCCGGGTGCACCTCCTGGTGGCCGCCTCCGGGACCGGGGCCCGCGCCGTGTTCACCGCGGGCCCCGCCGCCACCACCGTCCAGGTGCCGGCCTGGACGGGCTACCTGGGCTCCTGGGACAACCGGGTCTTCGACGGCGAGGTTTCCGAAAAGACCTACAGCGTGGACAACCCCCTGCTGCGGGTGGACCCCGCCTTCCTGGCCCCGGGCCGGCCCGCCTGGTGGGCCTCGCACCTCCACGCCAAGGGGGAGGACCGGGTGTACGAGTACAGCTACATGTTCGCCACCGCGGTGGAGATCCCCGAGGGCGTCACGACCCTGACCCTGCCCCGGGACCGGAACGTGAAGGTCTTCGCCGCCACCGCCGCCTCCGTGGACAACACCGGCGCCGCGCCCCTGCGCCCCTTCTTCCCCGAGCTCCTGCGGGACGCCGCCTTCCGGGCGAGGTTCTCCAGGCCCTGA
- a CDS encoding helix-turn-helix domain-containing protein: MPELTTFTPTPLEQAWGLYATAVGSVEGGMGAPPSGWRLLYLVRGEALLGRHRLRVEAGEVVLLDSREGCDLVPDARRGCTLHHVDFGGAWMERWAGLDLFGTPPRVVRAGFDEGLLGGIVKLRELARNPPAGAGLLMAGALGDLLARLEIAGRQGVGEGRQGRLVNDARRILADPAGDRLNLEAAASELGVSYSWFRRSFRAQTGLAPQRYRLLLRLDRACRMLEDSRLTIGAVARALGFSSQAYFARMFRRETGLSPSVWRSKRVNLRGDSGT, translated from the coding sequence ATGCCCGAACTGACCACCTTCACCCCCACCCCCCTCGAACAGGCCTGGGGCCTCTACGCCACGGCCGTGGGTTCCGTGGAGGGCGGCATGGGGGCGCCGCCCTCGGGGTGGCGGCTGCTCTACCTGGTGCGCGGAGAGGCGCTGCTGGGGCGGCACCGGCTGCGGGTGGAGGCGGGGGAGGTGGTGCTCCTGGACAGCCGGGAGGGCTGCGACCTGGTCCCCGACGCCCGGAGGGGCTGCACCCTCCACCACGTGGATTTCGGCGGCGCCTGGATGGAGCGCTGGGCGGGGCTTGACCTTTTCGGAACCCCGCCCCGGGTGGTGCGGGCGGGGTTCGACGAGGGCCTCCTGGGGGGCATCGTCAAGCTGCGGGAACTGGCCCGCAACCCCCCGGCGGGGGCGGGGCTGCTCATGGCCGGAGCGCTGGGGGACCTCCTGGCCAGGCTGGAGATCGCCGGGCGCCAGGGCGTGGGCGAGGGCCGCCAGGGCCGGCTCGTGAACGACGCCCGCCGCATCCTGGCCGATCCCGCCGGGGACCGCCTCAACCTGGAGGCGGCGGCCTCGGAACTGGGGGTGAGCTACTCGTGGTTCCGGCGCAGCTTCCGGGCCCAGACGGGCCTGGCGCCCCAGCGGTACCGGCTCCTCCTGCGCCTCGACCGGGCCTGCCGGATGCTCGAGGACTCCCGCCTGACCATCGGCGCCGTGGCCCGGGCCCTGGGGTTCAGCTCCCAGGCCTACTTCGCGCGGATGTTCCGCCGGGAGACGGGGCTTTCGCCTTCGGTCTGGCGCTCGAAACGCGTGAACCTTCGGGGGGATTCCGGCACCTGA
- a CDS encoding PTS fructose transporter subunit IIC, which produces MRDVLKHLKQYLLCGVSHVIPFVACGGILIAFSIALAPMRPGLGPDFSHAPALKVLLDIGSAAFTLVVPVLSGYIAFGMTDRPGLVPGFVGGFVANTVGAGFLGGIISGLLAGGAVMLLKRIPVNRLLRPIMPILVIPVLSSVAVGLLMYGLLGAPIRDLMGAMGQALRGLGSGNQVFLGLVLGAMIAFDMGGPVNKTAFFFGVAMIKEGNVAVMGACAAAICIPPLGLGLATLLAPSRWSAQERESGLAALAMGAIGITEGAIPFAAADPLRVIPVIMGGSALGAVLAMLGGVGDHAPHGGLIVMPVVDHRLWYLAAILAGTLAVAVAMNIVRAGGPKEAK; this is translated from the coding sequence ATGCGCGATGTCCTGAAGCACCTCAAGCAGTACCTGCTTTGCGGGGTATCGCACGTCATTCCCTTCGTGGCCTGCGGCGGCATCCTCATCGCCTTCTCCATCGCGCTTGCCCCCATGCGGCCCGGCCTCGGGCCGGACTTCAGCCACGCCCCGGCGCTCAAGGTGCTCCTGGACATCGGCTCGGCGGCGTTCACCCTGGTGGTGCCCGTGCTCTCGGGCTACATCGCCTTCGGCATGACGGACCGCCCGGGCCTGGTCCCCGGATTCGTGGGCGGCTTCGTGGCCAACACCGTGGGCGCCGGGTTCCTGGGGGGCATCATTTCGGGGCTGCTGGCCGGGGGCGCCGTGATGCTCCTCAAGCGCATCCCCGTGAACCGCCTCCTGCGGCCCATCATGCCCATCCTGGTGATCCCGGTGCTTTCCTCGGTGGCGGTGGGCCTGCTGATGTACGGCCTCCTGGGCGCGCCCATCCGGGACCTCATGGGCGCCATGGGCCAGGCCCTGCGGGGCCTGGGAAGCGGGAACCAGGTGTTCCTGGGGCTGGTGCTGGGGGCCATGATCGCCTTCGACATGGGCGGACCCGTGAACAAGACGGCGTTCTTCTTCGGGGTGGCCATGATCAAGGAGGGCAACGTGGCCGTCATGGGCGCCTGCGCCGCGGCCATCTGCATCCCCCCCCTGGGCCTGGGCCTGGCCACGCTGCTGGCCCCCTCCCGCTGGAGCGCCCAGGAGCGGGAATCGGGCCTGGCCGCCCTGGCCATGGGCGCCATCGGCATCACCGAGGGCGCCATCCCCTTCGCGGCCGCCGACCCCCTGCGGGTCATCCCCGTCATCATGGGCGGCTCCGCCCTGGGGGCGGTCCTGGCCATGCTGGGCGGCGTGGGGGACCACGCCCCCCACGGGGGGCTCATCGTCATGCCCGTGGTGGACCACCGCCTGTGGTACCTGGCCGCGATCCTCGCGGGCACCCTCGCCGTGGCCGTCGCCATGAATATCGTCCGGGCCGGCGGGCCCAAGGAGGCCAAATGA
- a CDS encoding acetyl-CoA C-acetyltransferase, translating into MGAYPPGRPVHIVDGARTPFLKARGIPGPFGASDLAVAAGKALLARQTFGPGDLDEVILGCILPGAHEANIARLVALRLGCGKAVPAWTVQRNCGSGMQAIDAAALDIACGRADLVLAGGTEAMSRSPVLVGDGMVRILADLARARGPWAKAKVAARLRPAHFRPVSGLALLLTDPLSGLSMGQTAELLATRFGLTRERMDAFALESHRRLARAQDGGRLEELAPLAGDDGILRDRDEGLRRDADPAGLARLKPAFQAPHGRVTAGNSAQISDGAACLLLASEPAMRRHGLTSLGRIVDGHWAALEPSQMGLGPVHAMAPLLRRRGLGTGDVDFWEINEAFAAQVLACQEAWADEPYCREELGTPPFAPIDPERLNVDGGGIALGHPVGCSGARIVLHLLHVLRRTGARRGMASLCIGGGQGGALLLERD; encoded by the coding sequence ATGGGCGCCTACCCCCCGGGGAGACCCGTGCACATCGTGGACGGGGCCCGCACCCCCTTCCTGAAGGCCCGGGGGATCCCCGGCCCCTTCGGGGCCTCGGATCTGGCGGTGGCGGCGGGCAAGGCCCTCCTGGCCCGCCAGACCTTCGGGCCCGGGGACCTGGACGAGGTCATCCTGGGGTGCATCCTGCCCGGCGCCCACGAGGCCAACATCGCCCGCCTGGTGGCCCTGCGCCTGGGGTGCGGGAAGGCGGTGCCGGCCTGGACCGTGCAACGGAACTGCGGTTCGGGCATGCAGGCCATCGATGCCGCCGCCCTGGACATCGCCTGCGGCCGGGCGGACCTGGTCCTGGCGGGGGGCACGGAAGCCATGAGCCGGTCCCCGGTGCTGGTGGGGGACGGGATGGTGCGGATCCTGGCGGACCTGGCCCGGGCCCGCGGCCCCTGGGCCAAGGCGAAGGTGGCGGCCCGGCTGCGGCCGGCCCACTTCAGGCCCGTTTCCGGCCTGGCCCTGCTCCTCACGGATCCCCTCAGCGGTCTGAGCATGGGGCAGACGGCGGAACTCCTGGCCACCCGCTTCGGCCTCACCCGGGAGCGCATGGACGCCTTCGCCCTGGAAAGCCACCGCCGCCTGGCCCGGGCCCAGGACGGGGGCCGCCTGGAGGAACTGGCCCCCCTGGCCGGCGACGACGGGATCCTCCGGGACCGGGACGAGGGCCTGCGGCGGGATGCGGACCCGGCGGGTCTCGCCCGTCTCAAGCCCGCCTTCCAGGCCCCCCACGGCCGGGTCACCGCCGGCAACAGCGCCCAGATCTCCGATGGCGCCGCCTGCCTCCTGCTGGCCAGCGAACCGGCCATGCGCCGCCACGGCCTCACCAGCCTGGGGCGCATCGTGGACGGCCACTGGGCCGCTCTGGAACCCAGCCAGATGGGCCTGGGTCCCGTGCACGCCATGGCCCCCCTCCTCCGGCGCCGGGGCCTGGGCACCGGGGATGTGGATTTCTGGGAGATCAACGAGGCCTTCGCCGCCCAGGTGCTGGCCTGCCAGGAAGCCTGGGCGGACGAACCCTACTGCCGCGAAGAACTGGGCACCCCCCCCTTCGCCCCCATCGACCCGGAGCGCCTGAACGTGGACGGCGGCGGCATCGCCCTGGGCCATCCCGTGGGCTGCAGCGGCGCCCGCATCGTCCTCCACCTCCTCCACGTCCTCCGCCGCACCGGCGCCCGCAGGGGCATGGCCAGCCTCTGCATCGGAGGCGGCCAGGGAGGGGCCCTGCTCCTGGAGCGGGACTGA
- a CDS encoding PTS fructose transporter subunit IIB: MKIIAITACPTGIAHTYMAAECLERAGAQLGHQVKVETQGAMGVENRLTEDDIAGADALILAADIPVTGRERFDGVPRILEVPVQQAIRNPAEIFGRLP, encoded by the coding sequence ATGAAGATCATCGCCATCACCGCCTGCCCCACGGGCATCGCCCACACGTACATGGCCGCCGAATGCCTGGAACGGGCGGGTGCCCAGCTGGGGCACCAGGTCAAGGTGGAGACCCAGGGCGCCATGGGCGTGGAGAACCGCCTCACGGAAGACGATATCGCGGGCGCCGACGCCCTCATCCTCGCCGCGGACATCCCCGTGACCGGGCGCGAACGCTTCGACGGCGTCCCCCGGATCCTGGAGGTGCCGGTGCAGCAGGCCATCCGGAATCCGGCCGAGATCTTCGGCCGGCTCCCATGA